A single window of Paenibacillus sp. FSL H8-0537 DNA harbors:
- a CDS encoding diguanylate cyclase, with the protein MRRNQSSLISDAGFLLLIVVSFISIVFTAGDPDRYLQNIIFLNVAFLIAIITYFTNVTTGLILNILFIFGFGTYTLYGTLVGGDTISSGNYFWLVMTPVFTLVTWMFTLSARQLQTENEQLNKTNSRLATMDENTNLRNSRSFQNDAAVFMALSTRYQIPLTLLVVNVKYWDELRRMVSEERMTEAIFELSQMSQTSIRTNDSIYMLSKDNPTWGLLLFTDRQGANIVIERLRHKIQEFNSAEFSSKYKVELSLKIGALQYDPETIPAPLDFIVQARKQLEYDV; encoded by the coding sequence ATGAGGCGTAATCAGAGCAGTCTTATTTCCGATGCCGGCTTTCTGCTGCTCATCGTTGTCAGCTTCATTAGCATTGTATTTACAGCGGGAGATCCTGACCGTTATTTGCAAAATATTATTTTTCTAAATGTCGCTTTTCTGATTGCGATTATAACGTATTTCACGAATGTGACGACGGGGCTGATTCTCAACATTCTCTTTATTTTTGGCTTCGGTACCTACACGTTGTATGGAACGCTAGTAGGGGGAGATACGATCAGCAGCGGCAATTACTTCTGGCTCGTCATGACGCCGGTGTTTACGCTGGTGACATGGATGTTTACGCTATCGGCCCGACAGCTCCAAACGGAAAATGAACAGCTCAATAAAACAAACAGCCGATTGGCGACGATGGATGAAAATACGAATCTGCGCAACAGCCGCTCGTTCCAAAATGACGCCGCCGTCTTCATGGCGCTGTCCACTCGATATCAAATTCCGCTCACGCTGCTTGTCGTGAACGTGAAATATTGGGATGAGCTACGGCGGATGGTCAGCGAGGAACGGATGACGGAAGCGATCTTTGAGCTTTCGCAGATGAGCCAGACGAGTATTCGGACAAATGATTCGATTTATATGCTGAGCAAGGATAATCCGACTTGGGGACTGCTGCTGTTCACAGACCGCCAAGGGGCCAATATCGTCATCGAGCGTTTGCGGCATAAAATCCAGGAGTTCAACTCTGCCGAGTTTTCAAGTAAATACAAGGTGGAGCTGAGCTTGAAGATCGGGGCGCTGCAATATGATCCCGAGACGATCCCGGCGCCGCTTGATTTTATCGTACAGGCGCGGAAGCAGCTGGAGTATGATGTGTAA
- a CDS encoding cellulose biosynthesis cyclic di-GMP-binding regulatory protein BcsB, protein MKIRIFVITFLCMAMLLGQFGQLGTTTANAAEAPGTESYKISFITADTSMSGVMATRQDFFQIPSYWNVSSVTVNVDYMVSQLADKDRSSVTLAINGVAFYSFRPDRAVEKKQRLSVTIPRELLAEGTNTLSTVGSIETIVNDQICSPNEARDNWLQLYSSSSVDVRYVSKPLDGSIRDFNERFTGLDTGSKSLNTIAVPKQAAPSELEAAVYALSGFAKANTLQDKTIPLLAFDDEYYSGKKLVTAVALYDQLPSGLKTAVGTPDLNGKGLIQLVRQGEQWTLVVTAKDEALLVKASRLVANQALMAQLDSDRKIVDESTDVSTPVVNISRNVVLTEAGDELKGPRHQEKAYFVSLPANRSIADASKISLDFRYAKNLDFDRSMMTVLINNTPIGSKKLTEELANGDSITLPIPKNLNISGNFSVVVAFDLELSNAVCVQDQNQMPWAFVTKDSLLQLNTKDRTELLFNNYPYPFLRDGAFNQVAVVLPKERDSYTYRTVANLFNLLGQYVEGNTGDVLFYNDDVAADVLKARNIIAIGTFQSNKVIRDHNDALYFKYDANGAGLQSNEKMSIDSDYGKRIGTLQLIDSPYEAGHGLLAVTGADSEYYYLASKLVASQGTVWKVFGDGVSTDKDGNINAFRFKKETEPEQSSVISNVMERTDVLSFVIAAALVMVLVLVSLIFLARKYRRRRGERDEA, encoded by the coding sequence ATGAAAATACGCATATTCGTCATTACCTTCCTTTGTATGGCGATGCTGCTGGGCCAGTTCGGCCAGCTTGGAACAACTACGGCAAACGCAGCAGAGGCACCGGGCACAGAAAGCTATAAGATTTCATTCATTACAGCCGACACATCCATGTCGGGTGTAATGGCGACGCGCCAGGACTTTTTTCAAATACCGTCTTATTGGAATGTAAGCAGCGTCACCGTCAATGTTGACTATATGGTGTCGCAGTTGGCCGACAAGGACCGTTCCAGCGTCACCTTGGCAATTAACGGCGTAGCCTTTTATTCGTTCCGCCCAGACCGCGCAGTGGAGAAAAAGCAGCGCCTTAGCGTAACGATTCCGCGCGAGCTGCTGGCGGAAGGCACAAACACGCTGTCGACAGTAGGAAGCATCGAGACGATCGTCAATGATCAAATTTGCTCGCCAAACGAGGCGCGGGACAATTGGCTGCAGCTGTACAGCAGCTCAAGCGTCGATGTTCGTTATGTGAGCAAGCCGCTGGACGGCTCCATCCGTGATTTTAATGAGCGGTTTACGGGCCTTGATACGGGAAGCAAAAGCTTGAATACCATTGCAGTGCCGAAGCAGGCAGCACCTTCCGAGCTGGAAGCGGCGGTCTATGCGCTGTCGGGCTTTGCCAAGGCGAATACGCTTCAGGACAAGACGATTCCGCTGCTTGCCTTCGATGATGAATATTATTCGGGCAAAAAGCTCGTAACGGCTGTTGCTTTGTATGATCAGCTCCCAAGCGGGCTGAAAACAGCCGTTGGCACGCCTGATTTGAACGGCAAAGGCTTAATTCAGCTCGTGCGCCAAGGCGAGCAATGGACGCTCGTTGTGACCGCGAAGGATGAGGCGCTGCTGGTGAAGGCGAGCCGCCTTGTGGCGAATCAGGCACTAATGGCCCAGCTCGATAGCGACCGCAAAATCGTTGACGAGAGTACGGATGTATCGACGCCTGTGGTCAACATTAGCCGCAATGTCGTATTGACCGAAGCAGGCGATGAGCTGAAGGGGCCGCGCCATCAGGAAAAAGCTTATTTTGTTTCGCTGCCGGCCAACCGTTCCATCGCTGACGCAAGCAAAATCAGCCTCGATTTCCGCTATGCGAAAAACCTGGATTTTGATCGTTCAATGATGACTGTGCTCATCAACAATACACCAATCGGCAGCAAGAAGCTGACGGAGGAGCTGGCTAATGGAGACTCCATTACATTGCCAATTCCCAAAAATCTGAATATTTCCGGCAACTTCTCTGTCGTTGTCGCCTTTGATCTAGAGCTTTCAAATGCCGTTTGTGTGCAAGATCAGAACCAAATGCCATGGGCCTTTGTGACGAAGGATTCGCTGCTCCAATTGAATACAAAGGATCGGACGGAGCTGTTGTTCAACAATTATCCGTATCCTTTCTTGCGGGATGGCGCATTTAATCAGGTAGCGGTTGTACTGCCGAAGGAGCGCGATTCCTATACGTATCGTACAGTAGCCAACCTATTTAATTTACTAGGCCAATATGTGGAGGGCAATACGGGAGACGTTCTCTTTTATAACGATGATGTTGCTGCTGATGTGTTGAAAGCCCGAAATATCATTGCGATTGGTACCTTCCAAAGCAATAAGGTCATTCGTGATCATAATGATGCGCTGTACTTCAAATATGATGCGAATGGCGCAGGCTTGCAGTCCAATGAGAAAATGAGCATTGACTCCGATTATGGCAAGCGCATCGGGACCTTGCAGCTGATTGATTCTCCGTATGAGGCGGGACATGGCCTGCTCGCCGTTACCGGGGCAGACTCGGAATATTATTATTTAGCCTCCAAGCTGGTCGCCAGCCAAGGGACGGTATGGAAGGTGTTCGGCGATGGCGTATCGACGGACAAGGACGGCAATATAAACGCATTTCGGTTTAAAAAAGAGACCGAGCCGGAGCAATCCTCCGTCATTAGCAATGTGATGGAGCGCACCGATGTGCTCAGCTTCGTGATCGCGGCAGCGCTTGTCATGGTGCTGGTGCTCGTATCACTGATCTTCCTGGCTCGCAAATATCGCAGAAGACGGGGTGAGCGCGATGAGGCGTAA
- a CDS encoding GNAT family N-acetyltransferase, with the protein MLTGRLHMAQAEEKHHSFLYRVYASTREEEVGAWGWEESFQQAFLRMQYDLQKRSYEAQYPDAENYIVMKDDFQIGVCTLVRKVDKMILVNVALLSAFRNSGYGTYLLKELQNEATDRKQPIQLHVMQGNVAQRLYERLGFHMVEEQGMHMLMEWKP; encoded by the coding sequence TTGCTTACAGGCAGGCTTCATATGGCTCAGGCAGAGGAGAAGCATCATTCATTTCTATATCGCGTTTATGCGAGCACCCGAGAGGAAGAAGTAGGGGCATGGGGCTGGGAGGAATCGTTTCAACAGGCCTTTCTTCGCATGCAATATGATTTACAGAAGCGCTCCTATGAGGCACAGTATCCAGATGCAGAGAACTATATAGTAATGAAGGATGATTTCCAAATCGGAGTTTGTACGCTTGTTCGCAAGGTGGATAAAATGATACTCGTTAATGTGGCACTGCTGTCTGCTTTTCGAAATTCCGGCTATGGCACGTATTTGCTGAAGGAGCTTCAGAATGAAGCAACCGATAGAAAACAGCCTATTCAACTGCATGTGATGCAGGGCAATGTGGCACAGCGTTTATACGAAAGACTTGGGTTTCACATGGTGGAGGAGCAAGGGATGCATATGTTGATGGAATGGAAGCCCTAG
- a CDS encoding tail fiber protein: protein MDAYIGEIRIFAGNFPPMNWALCNGDILTIQRFSTLFSVIGNQYGGDGQKTFALPNLVGAAPMGQGTGPGLTPTTVGEQSGDAGVTLLTSEMPRHTHNAIGITAQQNSDDPANHYWAETSGEGRPPAQRPLYKLANNTLMSPQALAPTGGSQPHNNMQPYLAMNFIICINGDYPPRP from the coding sequence ATGGATGCATATATAGGTGAAATACGCATTTTTGCGGGGAATTTTCCACCGATGAACTGGGCGCTTTGCAACGGAGATATTTTAACAATTCAAAGGTTTTCTACTCTGTTTTCTGTGATTGGCAACCAATATGGCGGGGATGGACAAAAAACCTTTGCTTTGCCAAATTTAGTGGGTGCGGCTCCTATGGGACAGGGAACAGGCCCTGGGCTTACGCCAACAACGGTAGGCGAGCAGAGTGGAGACGCGGGAGTCACACTTTTGACTAGTGAAATGCCTCGGCACACCCATAATGCAATCGGAATTACAGCGCAGCAGAACTCCGATGATCCAGCTAATCATTATTGGGCGGAGACGAGCGGAGAAGGGCGGCCACCAGCTCAGCGACCGCTCTATAAATTAGCCAATAATACGTTAATGAGTCCTCAAGCGCTTGCTCCTACAGGTGGAAGTCAGCCGCATAATAATATGCAGCCATATTTGGCCATGAATTTCATAATATGCATTAATGGAGATTATCCTCCAAGACCCTAG
- a CDS encoding tail fiber protein, with translation MQPFLGEIRAFPYGFTPKGWAACNGQLLQVSGNQALFSLLGTYYGGDGNNNFALPNLQGRVPVHVGPKVPIGSAAGVAAHTLTVNEMPMHTHQLAASVETADQVNPSGNVWANTPITPYAPMSSANVQMNAGAIAVVGGSQSHNNMQPFLALNLCIAIVGIYPSRG, from the coding sequence ATGCAACCATTTCTTGGTGAAATTAGAGCATTCCCATATGGATTTACACCGAAAGGCTGGGCTGCCTGCAATGGGCAACTCCTACAGGTTTCAGGAAATCAAGCTTTATTTTCGCTTCTTGGCACGTATTATGGCGGGGATGGCAACAATAATTTTGCCCTTCCGAATTTACAGGGGAGAGTTCCCGTTCATGTTGGACCGAAAGTTCCGATTGGCAGTGCGGCAGGAGTAGCGGCTCATACCTTAACGGTAAACGAAATGCCTATGCATACGCATCAGCTCGCTGCTTCTGTGGAAACGGCGGATCAAGTAAATCCATCAGGAAATGTATGGGCGAATACACCTATTACACCTTATGCTCCTATGTCGTCGGCGAACGTTCAAATGAATGCAGGAGCTATTGCAGTAGTGGGCGGCAGCCAGTCGCACAACAATATGCAGCCCTTTTTGGCGTTGAATCTTTGTATCGCTATTGTGGGCATTTACCCATCAAGAGGTTAA
- a CDS encoding tail fiber protein → MSEAYLGEIRMFAGNFAPVGWEKCEGQLINISENDALFALLSTTYGGDGHTTFGLPDLRGRLPIHKGSNQGSTYSLGMIGGTESVTLQASQLPAHTHTAIAAQAAGSDASPQNNTWAKAAVYSTGLDGNNNPLSRNPLNNNSTSYLGDSLPHSNMMPSVTLSFIIALQGIFPSQS, encoded by the coding sequence ATGAGCGAGGCTTATCTTGGTGAAATTCGCATGTTCGCTGGTAATTTTGCTCCAGTGGGCTGGGAGAAATGTGAAGGTCAATTGATAAATATTTCAGAAAATGATGCTTTGTTTGCATTATTAAGCACTACCTATGGTGGCGATGGTCATACAACCTTTGGATTGCCAGACCTGAGAGGAAGGCTTCCTATCCATAAAGGCTCCAATCAAGGCTCCACTTACTCGTTAGGCATGATCGGAGGGACAGAAAGTGTTACGCTCCAAGCCTCACAATTGCCAGCCCACACACACACCGCTATAGCAGCTCAAGCTGCCGGAAGTGACGCTTCTCCCCAGAATAATACTTGGGCGAAAGCAGCTGTATACTCCACAGGTCTTGATGGCAACAACAACCCACTTTCACGTAATCCTTTGAATAACAATAGTACTTCATACTTAGGAGACAGTCTGCCTCATAGTAATATGATGCCATCCGTGACCCTGTCTTTCATTATTGCCCTTCAAGGCATTTTTCCATCACAGTCTTAG